A part of Streptomyces sp. NBC_01451 genomic DNA contains:
- a CDS encoding RICIN domain-containing protein, with product MNLAARLRGGAEGESAYAVAVLLARHWQAAYDYAVICLAAEAERDLAATVATSAFYRVLGVLERGGSNRALRPQLLVSVGETVREWSAGDGVSARFPELREPVGARGPRGEKARASERRQLAERSFGALPRAAQCLLWHTEVEAEPLRVPARLVGVDAASASAALEQARDQFWASCVQAHRELAPTDECRSYSRLLDVLIRRGGALLPDVRQHLSTCPHCRCTADQLGRSRSELGTVLAEAVLGRGARRYLYSRPGRGGRGSFLRDQAVQDGGRTGGVGRHRVGARLPWPGGRSAGPWRRGRAVAVGVGVISFALLASVLGARGWSDGNTVPAATWGEASGYSAGLAPASPGSAGPGPAFPPRADGSAPAAPAGRSRVAERGRLRHVATGLCLDVRGERVVAGAGTRLAVCSSAGAQRWSYEYDGLLRSVADPSLCLDSRADDGNVALSGCVRAYADGVRYDLTVRGELLPHGGGELAVVPASLRAGADVVVRTRSGVAGEIWVFASDQSVSGGARAE from the coding sequence ATGAACCTCGCCGCGCGGCTGCGTGGAGGGGCGGAGGGTGAGAGCGCGTACGCTGTCGCGGTGCTGCTGGCGCGGCACTGGCAGGCGGCGTACGACTACGCGGTCATCTGCCTCGCGGCCGAGGCCGAGAGAGACCTTGCCGCCACGGTGGCCACGTCGGCCTTCTATCGCGTACTGGGGGTACTCGAACGCGGTGGGTCGAATCGGGCGTTGCGGCCCCAACTTCTCGTGTCGGTAGGGGAAACGGTCCGGGAGTGGTCTGCCGGGGACGGTGTATCGGCGCGCTTTCCGGAACTCCGCGAGCCCGTCGGTGCGCGTGGTCCACGTGGGGAGAAGGCGCGGGCATCTGAAAGGCGGCAACTGGCCGAGCGGTCGTTTGGCGCTCTGCCGAGAGCGGCCCAGTGCCTGCTGTGGCACACCGAGGTCGAGGCCGAGCCTCTGCGCGTACCGGCCAGGCTGGTGGGGGTGGACGCCGCCAGTGCTTCGGCGGCGCTGGAGCAGGCCCGCGACCAGTTCTGGGCGTCCTGTGTACAGGCCCATCGCGAACTTGCGCCGACCGATGAATGCCGCTCTTACAGCCGTCTCCTCGACGTCCTGATCCGCCGGGGCGGCGCCCTGTTGCCCGATGTCAGGCAGCATCTGTCGACGTGCCCTCACTGCCGTTGCACCGCGGACCAGCTCGGCCGTTCCAGAAGCGAACTCGGCACTGTCCTTGCCGAGGCGGTCCTGGGCCGGGGAGCCCGGCGTTATCTCTACTCCCGCCCGGGGCGCGGCGGCCGGGGCAGCTTCCTGCGCGACCAGGCGGTCCAGGACGGCGGGCGGACCGGTGGCGTTGGCCGTCATCGGGTCGGGGCCCGTCTGCCATGGCCCGGCGGGCGGTCCGCCGGGCCATGGCGACGGGGACGGGCCGTGGCCGTCGGAGTCGGCGTCATATCCTTCGCGCTGCTCGCGAGCGTGCTCGGCGCCCGCGGCTGGTCGGACGGGAACACGGTGCCGGCGGCCACGTGGGGCGAGGCGAGCGGCTACTCGGCCGGCCTGGCTCCCGCTTCGCCGGGCTCCGCCGGACCCGGGCCGGCCTTCCCGCCGCGGGCCGACGGATCGGCGCCGGCCGCTCCCGCCGGCCGTTCCCGGGTGGCGGAACGCGGCCGGCTGCGCCATGTCGCCACGGGTCTGTGCCTGGACGTCCGGGGAGAGAGGGTCGTGGCCGGCGCGGGGACCCGGCTGGCGGTGTGCTCGTCCGCCGGGGCCCAGCGGTGGTCGTACGAGTACGACGGGCTGCTGCGCAGCGTCGCCGACCCCAGCCTGTGCCTGGACTCCCGCGCCGACGACGGGAACGTCGCTCTCTCCGGCTGTGTCAGGGCCTACGCCGACGGGGTCCGCTACGACCTCACCGTCCGGGGCGAGCTGCTGCCCCACGGGGGCGGCGAGCTGGCCGTGGTGCCTGCCTCGCTCCGTGCCGGGGCGGACGTCGTGGTCAGGACGAGGTCCGGGGTGGCGGGGGAGATCTGGGTGTTCGCGTCGGACCAGTCCGTGTCCGGCGGCGCCAGGGCGGAGTGA
- a CDS encoding helix-turn-helix transcriptional regulator, translated as MCVSPVVVCSSAVPSVFPGLSVALAGAEGQWPLWGRPDPDGGRDGRVVRVVPPYRELGEPGAVDVVVLRCEDPARALGELTGAMGAVRVPVVVVSPRRDTRTVVEVFRSGAGYLVAEDYCGCMLVAAVVAAAIGHSYLSPAACAALAEGERGASGKGLGDTSPARAGAAAERMRSRLSPRERQIMELLATGLGAQEIGLRLRLSEKTVRNYLSNIYGKLDARGSTDAVLRWLGAAPAPAARTGESVRRR; from the coding sequence GTGTGCGTCTCCCCAGTCGTCGTCTGTTCCTCGGCGGTGCCCTCGGTCTTTCCCGGGCTGTCTGTCGCGCTGGCCGGTGCCGAGGGGCAGTGGCCGCTGTGGGGGCGGCCGGACCCCGACGGCGGGCGGGACGGGCGGGTGGTGCGGGTGGTCCCGCCCTACCGTGAGCTGGGGGAGCCGGGCGCGGTGGACGTCGTCGTCCTGCGGTGCGAGGATCCGGCGAGGGCGCTTGGGGAACTGACGGGCGCCATGGGAGCCGTGCGTGTTCCGGTGGTTGTGGTCAGTCCCCGGCGGGACACGCGGACCGTGGTGGAGGTGTTCCGGAGCGGAGCGGGCTATCTGGTCGCTGAGGACTACTGCGGCTGCATGCTGGTCGCGGCGGTCGTGGCGGCGGCGATCGGGCACAGCTATCTCTCGCCGGCCGCGTGCGCGGCCCTGGCGGAGGGGGAGCGGGGGGCGTCCGGGAAGGGGCTCGGGGACACGTCCCCTGCCAGGGCCGGGGCGGCGGCCGAGCGGATGCGCAGTCGGCTCTCGCCGCGGGAGCGGCAGATCATGGAGTTGCTGGCGACCGGTCTGGGCGCCCAGGAGATCGGCCTGCGGCTGCGGCTGAGCGAGAAGACGGTCCGCAACTACCTCAGCAACATCTACGGCAAGCTGGACGCCCGGGGGAGTACGGACGCGGTGCTGCGATGGCTGGGCGCGGCCCCGGCCCCGGCCGCTCGTACAGGAGAGAGCGTCCGGCGTAGGTGA